From Coccinella septempunctata chromosome 4, icCocSept1.1, whole genome shotgun sequence, a single genomic window includes:
- the LOC123312292 gene encoding cuticle protein CP14.6-like isoform X2, with translation MMKRLSKLFFILTSNVIVLGAPTKKDADATITSYDYKLTENGYFFEYSTSNGITRTENGVYAKGSKINDGESNILHVSGSYSYVDDKGQTHRIDYEANENGFLVRKPPELTAVVTSLESAVAFLGEEYEEKGPQYPKRISSAALASLSG, from the exons ATGATGAAGCGTCTTTCGAAG CTATTTTTTATATTGACGTCGAACGTTATTGTATTGGGTGCTCCAACCAAGAAAGATGCCGATGCAACTATAACCAGTTATGATTATAAACTGACAGAAAATGGTTACTTTTTCGA gtaTTCAACGAGTAATGGAATAACAAGAACGGAAAATGGAGTGTATGCCAAAGGTTCCAAAATCAATGATGGTGAGAGCAACATTCTCCACGTAAGTGGATCTTATTCTTACGTGGACGATAAGGGACAAACTCACAGGATTGATTACGAAGCAAATGAAAATGGATTTCTAGTTCGAAAACCACCGGAACTGACCGCTGTTGTTACAAGTCTAGAATCAGCTGTAGCGTTTCTAGGGGAAGAATATGAAGAAAAAGGTCCTCAATATCCGAAAAGAATATCATCCGCTGCTCTAGCCTCTCTTTCTGGGTGA
- the LOC123312292 gene encoding cuticle protein CP14.6-like isoform X1: MMKRLSKTLQLFFILTSNVIVLGAPTKKDADATITSYDYKLTENGYFFEYSTSNGITRTENGVYAKGSKINDGESNILHVSGSYSYVDDKGQTHRIDYEANENGFLVRKPPELTAVVTSLESAVAFLGEEYEEKGPQYPKRISSAALASLSG; this comes from the exons ATGATGAAGCGTCTTTCGAAG ACATTACAGCTATTTTTTATATTGACGTCGAACGTTATTGTATTGGGTGCTCCAACCAAGAAAGATGCCGATGCAACTATAACCAGTTATGATTATAAACTGACAGAAAATGGTTACTTTTTCGA gtaTTCAACGAGTAATGGAATAACAAGAACGGAAAATGGAGTGTATGCCAAAGGTTCCAAAATCAATGATGGTGAGAGCAACATTCTCCACGTAAGTGGATCTTATTCTTACGTGGACGATAAGGGACAAACTCACAGGATTGATTACGAAGCAAATGAAAATGGATTTCTAGTTCGAAAACCACCGGAACTGACCGCTGTTGTTACAAGTCTAGAATCAGCTGTAGCGTTTCTAGGGGAAGAATATGAAGAAAAAGGTCCTCAATATCCGAAAAGAATATCATCCGCTGCTCTAGCCTCTCTTTCTGGGTGA
- the LOC123310907 gene encoding uncharacterized protein LOC123310907, translating to MGVIQGSILGPLLFIAYINDLPDEIKTNNHDINFNTTIYADDISAFTIARSLQRVTHNCCIISVYFFSYTTSNGITRQESAVLVNDPNSKNDEDQIIRITGYYSYIDNDNNIFLVDYVADENGYNISRKEPSYPAPPVRGYSQSNSEDVYESEQQMGISSAALASLGGS from the exons ATGGGAGTTATACAGGGAAGCATATTGGGTCCATTGCTATTCATTGCCTATATCAACGATCTACCagatgaaataaaaacaaataaccaCGACATCAATTTTAACACTACTATTTATGCTGATGATATAAGTGCTTTTACAATCGCAAGAAGCCTTCAAAGAGTGACACATAATT GTTGtattatttcagtttattttttcagttacacaACTAGCAACGGGATCACACGGCAGGAAAGTGCAGTTTTAGTCAATGATCCGAATAGTAAGAATGACGAGGATCAAATCATAAGGATAACTGGATATTATTCTTACATCGATAATGATAACAATATATTTTTAGTTGATTATGTAGCCGACGAAAATGGATATAACATCTCGAGAAAAGAACCATCGTATCCGGCGCCACCAGTGCGAGGCTATAGTCAATCGAATTCCGAAGATGTTTATGAGAGCGAACAACAAATGGGAATATCCTCAGCAGCTTTAGCTTCTCTTGGAGGGTCCTAA